In the genome of Mercurialis annua linkage group LG8, ddMerAnnu1.2, whole genome shotgun sequence, the window CAATATCTGAATCTGTCGAGCTCATCCAAGCCGAGTTAACTACTCCTTCGCACTCCTTATTTGCCAACCAAACattattaaatctaaaaattcgTTTTCTCTGATCAGTAGCCTGCTGATTTAAATACAAAAACATAGGAAGATGGTCTGACGTTGTGGTTTCTTGATTACGAACGCCAGCCTCCGGAAATAACTCCACCCGATCATTAGAACATAATACTCGATCAAGCCTTTCTTCCACTCTACTCAAGCTGTTTCTACCCCTAGCCCACGTAAATTTATATCCCGACGCCCCTATATCATGAAGGCCACTATTGATAACAGCGTTGCGAAAACCATTTATTAGCCAATTAGGCTGAGCACCACCTCCACGCTTATCCTCATGCGATAAAATATCGTTAAAATCTCCAAGTACACACCACGGGAGCGAACTATTCAAACTCAGATTATACAAGATATCCCACGACTCACGCCTCCTATTCCTCTCCGGACATCCATAGAAACCAGTTAGCCTCCACCGAAATCCTTCCTTCAACCTCACCTCTAGATCAATAAAATTAGCGCTATAACCCAGAACAGAAACCTCAACTTCCTGCTTCCAAAAGAACACCAATCCTCCTTTCCGACCAACACTGTCAACAACGAACATGTTCTCATAACCCATGACGTTCTTCAACACTGTAAGTCTTAGCTTAGTAACCATAGTTtcagataaaaaaatcaaagaaggCCTCAACCTTCTAGCCATATCACGAAGGAACCTAATCGCACGCGGGTTGGCCATACCCCTGCAGTTCCAGCCCAGACAACTCATTTCTTCGGGCCGGCCTTATTATCAAGGCCCGCCGGTCTGTAGCTAATTGGATCAATAATCATGTCCGTTGCATGAAAACTTGGCCCACTCACATTATTTCCCACGCTATAGTCCAGATTTGGACGTTTCCTTTTTGATTCCATCGCTCCCTCATCACCTGATTCAATTGCTAAGTTAACCTTTTTGGAATTCAAATATTCCTTTGAAGATTTGGTCACAGCACTAACCACTAAATCAGTGGACATTCCTTTCTCTTTATCCTCCTTTCCCCTTATCCCTCCAATTTGAAATTCAGAAAtcatatttgatttttcaaTGCTAAGATTTGTTACCATCTTCGCATTCAAATCTGCCATATCTGCCACCTCATCATCAGCAACCTCGCTCTCCACCACTGCTGTATCGGCATTCCTCAACCATCTATCCTCCATTAAAACCGGCGATTTTTTCATGACATATCTCATATCTGCCCCGTAAGGCAATTCCTCTTTCGGGATGggattatcaaaatatttatcacaaaacTTCTCAGAATGTCCCATAATGCCACAGTAGAAACAAAACATAGGGATCCTCTCATATTGGAGTTCTACCCAGCTCCAAGTATTAGCACTCCGCTTGaacttcattttcttttttaaggGTTTTCTCACATCAATGCTAACCCTAACACGCAACGAACTACTTTCATTAGGCTTAACTCTCCGATTATCATGGCAAATAAACTTACCCAGATAATTGCCCACATTCTCACCAAGTTTCTTTGTAACCAAACCAAGTGGGATATCATTCACATGGACCCATAGAACGGCATCCCATAGTTGAATGTTAGCAACCGATTCTCCAACCACTAATTGACggcaaataaataaatgaaactcGAACGTCCAAGGACCATCTTCCAGAACCCTCTTCATATCCATTTCATGGAAGAACTGAAACAAAAACAGATTCGGACCTGCCTCTGTGATACATACTCCTCTCACCGGCTTCCATATGGGCGGTAAGACAGTTTTTACCGCTGTTAAGTTCACCGTCTTCTCAGTCAAAAACCTACCCACCAGACACCATTTATACTCATCATTTCTCGCTTCTTCAATACCCGAAATATCCAGTCCATCGTCTTCCTCCTCCTCAAAAACATTGCGGACTGATTGATCACCAACACCATTTAACCCAGCCATgaaaacagaaaaaagaaagagaaaagaaaagggagagcagaaagaagaaagaaagagaacCCTAACTTCGGCTTAATAGGgcttaagaaaaataaaaataacactgCATGTATTGGTCAAGAGCATAACCAATCAGAAATAGCAAAAGTGGGCACAAAAACAGAGACAAGACAAAAGTGGGGGGCAAAACTGCAGCACTGAAAACAAGGATCAGCAAATGATGGAGAAAAGACACTTAAATTCTAGAACACAGAGATTAGTCACCACTTGTCACCTTCCGGTACAAGACATTCAACTTGCCAGAGCGCAAGACTGTAGTAAGCAGGGCGAAGTTATTCATATGATGTCTACTTTATCATTGCGGTATcccttttatatttataaatatattattttatatattatcttATATATTATCTTCttcataatttcaaaattaatatgATAGCTTGTTTTAAGGGCagtgtttatttttaaaagctGTCATAGAAATTTTTCTTATTCAAGATcagatttttttagaaatcctgattttattttattccatgGTTTGTATATGTTTCAACCAACTCCTAAAGTCGTAGCCTTTTATgtgccatttttttttataaatgatcaATAAATTAGCTCATCCACAAAGCAAGGATGGCAAAAAGAGTCAGAAACAGGATAACAAACTAgaaataattgcaaaaaaacTCAACATTTCTAAAGACACCATTGCCAGAGTAAGTAAATTCCTTGTTGTGCGTCCTGTGAAACTCAACTGCTTTGCAGACAGTCAAGAAAAGTAGAGAGATAATATCTGCTGACTCCTCATCAAATACCCGTTTGTTTCTAACCTTCCAAAAGTGCCAAACTCTATAGAACTAAAGAAGCTTCCAAAACTTGCGATGTCTGCCATCTGAAAGAGAAACCCATTGGGTGAAAAAATCATCCAAAGTCCCCGGGATAACCCAACTAACGCTGCACTTCAAAATCAAAGACAACAAAAATTTCCATGCAAATTGACAATGcaaaacaatatgaatattTGTTTCAACCTCCGTGCAAACGTCACAAGAAGAATAATCGGATTGTAGatgtaatacccctaattttcaaaatatggaatttttgaaaatgcggtgaatcggaaattagcggcggtagagtaccggcttagaaattattttttttcggtgtttaaatgcatgtgattgatttatttgcgatgtttgattgattatttaaatgtttacgtgtgcatggctacgtaaattgaattattgtgcatgggtggcatttttgtaattttcggccattaaatgataaaaccgatttaaataattaaaacgttaaaaaaataaattataaatataattgctCAAGATTTGATCATgtaagagattaatttagttcGGAAACGTTTTTCGAGAAAGATTTTTACGGAACttcgaaaaccgtaaaaataagtaaataagcTAAGATTAGCTTAACTTGGGGAGAAAGCAAGTGAATATGAGGTGACACATGTTGGACACTTGTCAACATGCATGTAGCCTAAGAGTGGAGTTAATGATTGAGATGAAAAAAGGTAAATTAGACCCcacaatttttcaataaaaaatgctataagtggaaatctttgtcttttctccattttcttaGGAGCAAATAAGATTGTAGAGAAACCAAAAGTcactctcttctttttcttgtcTTGACCGAACCAAACCCTAGGAAAATAACAAACCCCATTAACTTTTTAACTCAAGCTTTTTGAAAAGGTAAGATTAAAAGCTTTTGTAAATGAGTTTTATGTGATGATTTTTGTGGGtgatcattcttcttcttcttcttgggtTTTATGCTTTAATGGAAGGTTtacttaaagttttaaaaatgtgatCTTTCTTTCAAAATGTGTTTTCTTAAGAGGATTAAATATTTGGGTGTTgttcatttttgaaaatttcggttttaataaaaattttggTTCAAGGGTTTAAAACCTACATGCAATCATGGATTGTGGCTTTAATGAGTAAGATAAAACATGGGTAAGAGTTGGTtttaaaagattcaaaatttttaaagtagttatgtgtttaaattttatttttaacttgaaCAAGTGTTTTGAACTAAGCTtaaaaagctggaaatttatATTTCTAGTGTTAAAGCTTGATTCTTGAGGAAACTTAaaggtttttaaaagaaaaatttaaagggttaaGTTTATGGTTTAATGAGCCGAATATTTTCAAGATTTTTCATGAAATAAGGTTTAAAATCTTAtgatttaaaacgttttaaattaattaagaaaatttGGGGGTTTCAAAGATCAAAGTGTaagaattttaataatttttccttAAAACCGAAAATAATGGgattaaaagaaatatttatgAGATAAATTGTTTTgggttaaaaaaattgttaaatggGTAAATATGTGTGTTAtgtgtttaaaattttgaaataaagatTTGTGGGTAATTTTGTTTGTGATTGCCGAATGGTGTTATGATTTTCTACTCCTTGATAATTTGTTGTGTTTATTATAATGTTTGCATGATTATTTAGATTGTTTTAAAGATCAATTTAAATGTGATGCATGATagaatttttgataaaaaaaaatgtgttaGTGAAATTTTTAATGTGAccgaatataattttattttggcatGAATAAATTATGAAAGTTATTTAATGGGTATGCCGAAATGTATATATGTGTGATTTATGTGATTATTGTAAAATGATTTATGGGAATTTCCATGTTATATGTTGATAGtaggaatttataaattttgtttgtaaaatttttggTTGGCCGAATATGTCTTTAGAATTGCATGTTTAATTTGTGGAAATTTGATTATGGGTATTTGTTGAAATTATATGTATTGGATTTACATGTTAATTTTGGATGATAAATAGTTGTTAGCCGAATATATGAAAATgcaaataaatgattttattgtttAGTTGGTATGATTCTTGGTGATTAAATGAGTTTGAGATTATGTTTAAATGGTTATGTGGATTTAAATGTTCAAATGCTTAATTGTGGC includes:
- the LOC126662073 gene encoding uncharacterized protein LOC126662073, whose protein sequence is MAGLNGVGDQSVRNVFEEEEDDGLDISGIEEARNDEYKWCLVGRFLTEKTVNLTAVKTVLPPIWKPVRGVCITEAGPNLFLFQFFHEMDMKRVLEDGPWTFEFHLFICRQLVVGESVANIQLWDAVLWVHVNDIPLGLVTKKLGENVGNYLGKFICHDNRRVKPNESSSLRVRVSIDVRKPLKKKMKFKRSANTWSWVELQYERIPMFCFYCGIMGHSEKFCDKYFDNPIPKEELPYGADMRYVMKKSPVLMEDRWLRNADTAVVESEVADDEVADMADLNAKMVTNLSIEKSNMISEFQIGGIRGKEDKEKGMSTDLVVSAVTKSSKEYLNSKKVNLAIESGDEGAMESKRKRPNLDYSVGNNVSGPSFHATDMIIDPISYRPAGLDNKAGPKK